GATCTGCATGTCGCCCTTGCCATACCGGTAATTGGCGACGCCCTCGCTCACCGCCTCGGGCAGTTTTTCGCCATCCAGCAGGCGCCCGTAGAGCTGGTTGGGAGTGACCGAGGCGATCACGCCGCGCCGGGCCGTCAGCAGGTCGCCATCGGCAAGCCGCACGCCCATGGCGCGGCCGGCATCATCGAGCGCGATGCGTTCGACATCGGCACCGGTCCGGATCGAGCCGCCCTGTTCGCGGATCAGCGCCTCGAAGGCCTTGACCGCATTGCGCGCGCCGCCCTTGACGATCGGCGCCCCGGCCGCCTCCATGGCGAAGCCGATGACCTTGAGCATTTCGCCCGAATAGGTGTTGTCGGGATTGAGCCCGCAATGGAGCACCCAGGGGGCGAAAAGCCCCTGGACCTCCTCGGACTTGTAGCGCGTTTCGAGGTATGGACGGGCCGAGACCAGCGCCTCCCCGAAGAAGGCGGCAAGCCCCTTGATCCCGCGTTTCCAGGCTTCTTTGCCCACCACTTTGAGCATGTCGAGCGACCACAGCCGCCCGCCCAGCAGGCCGAAGACGAAGCCGGCATTGTCGCCGAACCGCGCCATCTCCCGCGCGAAAGCCGCCCCGTCATCGGGGTGGGCCCTGGAAAAGGCCTCGACGTTCCGCGCCCGGTCGCGCGACAGCACGAGGCTGCGCCCATCGGGGAACAGCACGCCGGTGGCGTCCTCGGTATTGGCAAATTCGAGTCCGTGCCGGGCCAGGTCCGCCCCCAACACGCCATAGGCGGGCGAGGTGGTGAACAGCACGAAGGTCGTGGCCATCACGTCGTGGATGAAGCCCGGCTCGGTGATTTCCTCGGTGCGGATGCAGCCGCCGGCCACATCGTTCCGTTCGAGCAGAAGGACCTTTCGGCCCTTCTTGCCCAGCATTGCAGCGGCGACGAGGGCATTGATGCCGCTCCCCACGATAATGTAGTCGGCGTCAGCCATTCGCTCGTCCCCCCTGTAGTCAGCTCAGGCGCGCGGCGCCAGAGCGAAGGCGCGGACCGGGCTGCCCGTGCCGCCCACGATCTTGAGCGGGGCCACGACCAGCAGCGCGCCGGTGGCCGGCAGCTTGTCGAGGTTGATCAAGCTGGCAAGACCATAGCCGCCTGCGCCCAGCATGATCGAGTGAGCGGGGAACGGCGGGTTGAGGCTGGCGGCATTGCCCCAGTCGGTGCCCACGCATTCGCTGCCCCAACCGAGGACCTGCTTGGAAACCAGGTACTCGATGCAATCAACGCTCGGGCCCGGGGTGTGCGAGCCGTTCTCGTCGGCATTGAGGAAGGTCTCGGTCGAGCCGTTGCGGTGGTACCAGTCCGAGCGCATCAACACCCAACTGCCCTTCTTGATCTCGCCGTGCTTGGCTTCCCAGGCCTTGACCATGTCGGCCGTGAGCAGGAAGTCGGAATCCTTGGCCACTTCGGCGTGGCAATCGATCACGACGACCGGGGCCACGAAGGTCTGCGGCTCGACGGTATCGGTAGTGTTGTTCTTGACGTCCTTGCCCGAAACCCAGTGGATCGGCGCGTCGAAATGGGTGCCCGTGTGCTCGCCCAGCTCCATCCAGCCCCAGGCCCACCAGGGACCGTTGCTGTCATAGTTGGAGATCTCGTGCATCTTGAAGCTAGGGGTGTTCTTGGCGAAATCCGGCGGCAGGTAGAGCACCGGCGTATTGGGGCCAAGCGGCGCCGTCAGGTCGACGATCTGGACGTCGCCGGAGGCGAGCGCGGTGGCGACGGAAGCCAATGCCTGGATGGCAGTCATGACAAAATTCTCCTTCAGGTCCCTATGAGGCCCGAGGGCCTCCCTTTAGCCCAACGCTAGAACACTCTCATGCATGTGCAAATATGCGTTCCAGCCGCGTTGCGGTTAAATGCACGATACTTTAGGTTCAAAATATCGCAAGATGCATATTTATTGATTGTGGGCGGAAAGGCCGTCGCCCGGCCGGAAACGCCCGCGACTGGGGCATTTCGGAGGGAAATTTGTCATACGATGCCATCGTGGTAGGCGCCGGCCATAACGGCCTGGCAGCCGCCGTTCACCTGGCCAGCAAGGGCTGGAAAGTCGCCGTCGTCGAACGTGAAGAAACGGCGGGCGGCGCGGTCAAGACCGAGGAAGTCACCCTCCCCGGCTATCGCCACGACCTCTTTGCCATGAACCTCTCCATGTTCGCCGGCTCCGCCTTCTTCGCTACCCACAAGGAAGGTCTCCACCGCCACGGCCTCGACTTCGTTCCCGTCGCCGACAGCTTCGCCTCGGCCTTCCCCGACGGCAAATGGCTGGGCGTCAGCACCGACCTCGACACCACCACCGCCCGCATCGAGTCTTTCTCGAAAGCCGACGCCGCCCAGTGGCGCAAGATGGCCCAAGCCTTCCCCGAGGAAGCGGCCTATATCGGCGGCGTCATGGGTACGCCCATGCCTTCCGTCGAAGTCGTCCAACTGCTCATCAAGGCACTGCGCAAGAAGGGCTATGCCTGGGTGCGCGATATGGTGAAGCTCCTCATCTCCTCGCCCCGCGCTTATCTAGACGCCAATTTCGAAAGCCCCGAAGTGCGCGCCCTGATGGCAGCCTGGGGCCTCCATCTCGATTTCGGCCCCGACATCGCCGGCGGCGCCGTGTTTCCCTATCTCGAATCCATGGCCAACCAGAATTTCGGCATGGTCATCGGCAAGGGCGGCGCCGACACCATCATCAAGGCGATGTCCGGCTACCTCGCCTCGCTGGGCGGCGAAATCCATCTCGGCCGCGCCGTCACCCGGATCGTTGAGGAAAACGGCCGCGCCAGCGCCGTCGAGCTCGATGACGGCTCGCGCCTCTCGGCCAGCCGCGCCATCATCTCGAACGTCCACCCGCAGATTCTCGCCAACAAGCTTCTCGGCCAGTCGACGGGTGCGAAAACGCTTGCCGAGGCCGTTCGAAATTTCCGCGCCGGCCCCGGCACGATGATGCTGCACTTCGCGCTCTCGGACCTTCCCGACTGGTCGGCAAGCCCCGAACTCAGGCGCTTCGCCTATGTGCACCTCGCCCCTGACTACCAGATGATGTCGCGCGCCTATCAGCAGGCGACCTCGGGTCTGCTGCCGTCCGAGCCCGCCCTCGTCGTCGGCCAGCCCACGGCCCTCGATCCCTCGCGGGCGCCCGCCGGCAA
The sequence above is a segment of the Paradevosia shaoguanensis genome. Coding sequences within it:
- a CDS encoding phytoene desaturase family protein, whose product is MADADYIIVGSGINALVAAAMLGKKGRKVLLLERNDVAGGCIRTEEITEPGFIHDVMATTFVLFTTSPAYGVLGADLARHGLEFANTEDATGVLFPDGRSLVLSRDRARNVEAFSRAHPDDGAAFAREMARFGDNAGFVFGLLGGRLWSLDMLKVVGKEAWKRGIKGLAAFFGEALVSARPYLETRYKSEEVQGLFAPWVLHCGLNPDNTYSGEMLKVIGFAMEAAGAPIVKGGARNAVKAFEALIREQGGSIRTGADVERIALDDAGRAMGVRLADGDLLTARRGVIASVTPNQLYGRLLDGEKLPEAVSEGVANYRYGKGDMQIHYALNAVPKWRSPGLEKTALIHLTSGLDGVSKATNEAERGMLPAEPTICVGQPTALDPSRAPEGKAILWLQLPEAPRFIKGDAAGEIAAPADGRWTADIREKYADRVEAILRSHIENFDEAVIKRKVYSPADLEAMNVNLVGGDPYGGYCGIDQFFIWRPLKTSVNHTTHVPGLYHIGASSHPGPGLGGGSGFLLGKALS
- a CDS encoding cyclase family protein, with protein sequence MTAIQALASVATALASGDVQIVDLTAPLGPNTPVLYLPPDFAKNTPSFKMHEISNYDSNGPWWAWGWMELGEHTGTHFDAPIHWVSGKDVKNNTTDTVEPQTFVAPVVVIDCHAEVAKDSDFLLTADMVKAWEAKHGEIKKGSWVLMRSDWYHRNGSTETFLNADENGSHTPGPSVDCIEYLVSKQVLGWGSECVGTDWGNAASLNPPFPAHSIMLGAGGYGLASLINLDKLPATGALLVVAPLKIVGGTGSPVRAFALAPRA